The Rutidosis leptorrhynchoides isolate AG116_Rl617_1_P2 unplaced genomic scaffold, CSIRO_AGI_Rlap_v1 contig55, whole genome shotgun sequence DNA segment TGTTACTTTCTCAGGCATTGTTCCTGTTTGGAGAAAAGGAGAAGCATTACCTCATCAAGTCAAATTCTTCCAGAAGTCAAATCTATGCTAAAAGTCTCACAGCTAAATATAGCAGCTGTGAAAGATAAACAGCAAACATACGATGAAATCGCTCATGGAATAGACTATAAAGTTAAGAACCGAAACAAAGCTACAAAGGACCGTGTAGAATCTCCCATTTCAATTTTAACTCTTATACGATTTGACAGGATTTTGGTATAAACGGTGGCTGTTGATCTATCGATATGGAGTATATAACTAGAACATTTGTTTCATTAGACAAGTAAATGATCCAGCTTATTGAAGGGCAGGCTAATAaacaacaatatcaactaaaaaggaaaactttaaaccagCTGATCATACACCAATAATAATTAATTCAGacaattaaatatttatttatctGAGCAAATCAAGCATAATAATActtaaagcaattaaaaaaggctGAGAGACGAACCAGATTGGAAACTACTTTGATTTTCTGAATGAAGAAATAGGAAGTCAACTGTGGAAGAAAGCAAAGAAACCCAGCATCAGAAATCAAATTCagcagaagataaatagattatCACAAAATTGCAGAACAAAACACCATAaagcttagagagagagagagagagagaggtcgaAACCAAGAGAAAGTAGACAACGCAAATGCGAATGGGAGCACTGTGTGTGTGTGATGGGGTTGGTTGTTTTGAGCTAAATGCCGATTGCAAGTAGTTGCGTGAGCAGCTTTTTGATTTAATCTAATTCATTTTTTAATTatttgaaattgaatgaaaaattgaCCAGTAGCTATAATGCTATATatggctctctctctctctctctctctctctctctgtctcTGTACACTGGAGCTATTGGTCTGGGAATGTTCGTACTAGATATTTTAGAAAAGAAGACGATAACAAAAAGATAAATAATAAAAAAGGATGATTGATTAATATTGACATGCACCACGTGCTTCGCCACTATCTTCGGCTCCGCTCGACTGTCTTCTAAAATAGTCTACTGAGCTCATAAATTGGGTCAGTCGAGTAAGTTGAGTCTGAAAGCCATACAAATTTGTTCAATTTTGATCAAGAGGCTTATTTTGGTCAACTTGAATATTCATGAGTCCGACAGAACTGGTTTGATTCAAATCCTCTTTTCATCGGAACATAAAATGTAAGAAAAAAAGCTTCAAAAATTCTTTAAATTAAACAAAAGTATACACTCTGCTCACAATAGTATTTCTCACTTGCATGGTTTTACaatctcgtatatatatatatatttcctgtCAGCTGCTCCTCTAATAATATTTTGtggtcaaaactttttttttttcgttctcTATGAATGAGCAGTTCAGTCTTCAAGGACAAAAGTGTGCCTACATGGCCGGAATAGCGGATATGAAATGTCAAAAGTTAGTTGGATTGGGGGGAAGTCATTAAAAGATTACGATCAAGATAGTTGGAGGGCTAATTGCTGGAGAAGTAATTTCTTCTGATTAGGGTTAATGATTCCTCGGCACTCGGCATCCAGTAACACCTCCGTCATGACAGCCGCTGGGTGTCCTCTTGGCTCCTCTGAGGCCCTCCTCAACATAAACACCTAAAATAATAACAATACACGGAAGAAAGCCAAAATTTAATGTTATGTTTGAGAAAAGCTTAATTTAACTGATTTAAATTTTCATATATCTATCTCTTGAATTGAAAAGGAGATGGTACCTGTCCGTCATGTCTTATTTCTAAGCTACCAGGTTGTTGTATAAAAGGTTCACCATCTATTTGGACAGGAAAAGAATTTGAAGCATGTATTTTAATGACCCTTCCTTGGGCTAGTCTTCTGGCTTGTGATAGTCCGACCTGACAAGTAATGAAAAAGAAAATTATttaacaagcatgcataatcatgtcTTGTATTTTCTTAAAACTTGATCTTTTAGCAAGAAATAGACCACTAATTTGTCACCACATCACATCATGAAAGAAAGTCTCAGACCTGAAGTTTGCCAAGATGCCATGCTCCACAAACACAAACAACCTCAAGAACTTTGTCATGCATTGATTGAAGTGTGAAGTTATCCTCATGGTCATAGTCATTTTGCCAGAGATCTACACCGCCCATATAGCTACCAATGTTGAGCACAATTAAACCCTCAGAATCCTGGGGGAAAAGTAAAAAATCAATCGAAAAACGGAGTTTCAGATGTGAATACGATTAGAATCATACTATAAGATGGAATTAGCTTAGAGTGCCAGTTAGTTACCTTAGGAATCTGAACATCTTTACCATCAACTTCAAGCCACACTTGCCATGGTAGTTCGGAACAAGTTCTGTCCATGATATCTTTAGCACCTTCTTTGGCATACCGTAACTTATTCAAAAACTGCACAAAATACATTGGTCAACACCGTGACAAAGTCACAAACATAACAAAGATAACAAACATATTAAGGTACCTGATTGGAGAACTTTCCAGGATTTTCAAGCCGAGTCACATGAAATTCATATGCAACCTTTGCATCACAACCAATACCTGTAAAAGTGATATGTAATTCTGATTCTGAACAGATCCGAGAAAGAGCTAAAGAAAAAGTAATGTTAATGTACATACCCAAATAGTTCAACATGAACTTGGATCGCTCTTTTCTTTGGACACCATCCGAGTTTTCTTCTTGAATAGTTACTTTCCAACGATCCAGCATTGTAATTGCCGCATTGTCAATATCTTGCAAAAGTGTACTTAAACTTTGATTGCCCACCTTAGAGAATCCTCCTCCCCAACGCAAAACCCTTGACAAATCATTTCCAGTGCCAAGGGGGAGAACAGCAACAGGAGGAGGAGATTCAAAATTGTGTTTCTGAATTTCATCTAGGACCCAAGCAACAGTACCATCTCCACCACATACCAAAACTCTGAAGTATCGTACACTACTAAATAATTCCAAACCAACTTCAGGCCCCTGAGACGCACTCAATTCAAATATCTGCAATAAGAAAAGTATAACCCAGCCAACTTTGTTTAGTGCCATTGTTGTATCAATTTAAATAATATCATAGTAAAGATAAAAGCTCATAGCAGTGAGCCTGAATTATTACCTGAAGAGGATTTAACAACATGTTTAGCCTCCTCCGAAAATAGGGACCAAGTTGACCTCCGCTCTTGGCATTAATGAATACCAAAAGTGGCCTCGCGTCATTTGGCAGTTCAGCCAATGCATATTTCTTGACTAAATCTGTAGGGAAGGTTCCTCCTTTTTTCTGAACTAGCCCATAGTGGTTTCCCTTTAAAGAGTGTACTCCAGCACTATTCTTCAAGCTCTCAAGGTTCTTCTCGCTCCTAGATTTCTTCAGACCAGAAAATCTATTGAACATGTAATCCTGGCGAGAATTGGTAGCAGAGCCATTTTGTGATGGAGCATTAACAGAAGATCCATTTCCATTTTTACCTCGTTGACGCTTTTTTTTCACCTGTCCACGGACAGAAGAGGCTAAGATTCCCCCTGTGAGAGAACTGAACATTCCTCTGCCAGCAGTTTTGTCGTCAACTTTGACATAGAGGGGATTAAGGATGAGCCGTCTAAGAGAACCTAAATCACAAGCATCGCCTGATGCCTTCACCATTTTAGCATGACATTTCACATGTATTAAGCGCTGGCACCACAAGCAGTGCCATGTTGGAGAATTATTGATAAAAGGAACACCACACGGCTCATCACAGTGAAAACAAAACGTAGATATGTCAGCATTGTCATCCATTTTAACCCATTTTTCGGACCAATGATGGCGTACATGATCAAACCCAGCTTGGGCTACACACTTACAATCCCTGATCGCGAAATCGGAACAATACGAATGTGCAGCAGCACCACAAACAGCACAACAGTGCACAGGATTATGGGATGCATGTCTAGTACCCACGATATGGGAAGAGACGAGGGAAGTCAAACAAACACAGCAAGTTGAGGGCTGTTGGGTATAAGAATAGTCTTCCATCCATCTGTGATGGGACAGAGGAACTTTTAACTTGTTCCATACTTCCTTCTTGGCTCTGGCAGCAGCCTTAACCCAATTGAGAGAGGTTTTCTTCTCCCATTTAAGGAAGATATACGAAACAGCAACGATGCCACACAAGACAGTGATCACCCATCCAAACACAAAGGCATTAGAATTGGTCAAAAAGCTGATAAGAAACGAAATGCGTTGCTCAAACATCGTGTGAAAACGGTAAAATCGAGATTACGACGACGATACGATTTCCAATTCCGGTCCCATCTCATGGATGCTTGCTTGAAGATCACATAACAATAAACTAAGCAGAACCTGACACCATCATCATATTCAATATAAACAGAATAAGAATAAAAAATATAGAAGAAACGACGCATTTTCAATTGGATATAACAAAACTAGCTAAAATCTAAAACCATGAAATGTACAAAAATCTGGATCTCTCTGAATCaacaaaaccatcatcatcatcaacaacaaacAAAAAAGGAGATTAGAAGCTTACCGACGGAGAGAACGAGAAGCGTGTTTGTCTGTCTTGTTAATTACGATATTTGACGAAATCTAAGGGCATTCAAAAGGTAATGTATTTGTAAGATATTGATTCAGTTTGATCTTGACGAATCAAAATATAGCAATAATAAAGTATCttctaataattaattaaatgaatcGCAATTTCATATGGAGAATTTAttattgtcaaaaaaaaaaaaatgtcaaaaAATATGGAGAATTTATTATGTGCATTTATATACAGCGAATGAGAATCTCATTAGCCCACATCATTGGACTCCTAACCATAGCCCATTAAAAGAGAGTATTAATTTTTGATCGATTTTTTCCTATCCTTCTTTTTTAACAAAAGAGAATAAGcgtgatatttatttattttttaaaagacCGAATAAACGTGATAACttttatttgaaataataaatgtTGATAATTAATAAATTCATATTCATCAATAGTCGGCAATTTAAATTCGATCCGTGGATATCCGATCCGTTGCGGATCGAATTTGATTCGGATTGAAAAGTCTGCGGATCGGATCGGATACGGATATAGAATATTATTATCCGAAAGATCCGATccgatatattattatattaatataaatataaatataatagtattattattataacaataaatACATAGCACAATATacataatttattaaataaattctaatttTTAGTGAATTTAATTAAAAGTAAtgtaaaaaataattaaaaatttttaaaaataaaaatattttttagatttgacatTTTATAATGATTAAATTTATTTTGTTTGAAATTCAGATCGGATCGGATTTTTATTTTTTTGAGTGGATCGACTTCGGATACTAGTTGTGAATACCCGCGGATTGGATCGGATAATAGCGTCCGGATGTTTTTTCCGGATCGAATcgaaaaaattaagaaaatatccgaTCCGATCCGTTCTGTtgccaatcttaattaatataatataaactgCATTAGGCCTCCTCTACTTATTTACTTTGTTTTACATTTCTAGAaaccaaacaaaaaaaaaaataataagaaacttTCTCTTTTGATATGAAAAGTTTGATTTATAACGTAAAATTAGTAGATGATCGTGGCTAAAACTACGATATAAGAAGCTATCGTAGTCAGAGCTGGTGTCTGTCTTGATAATGCTTATGTAACAAATGGTGTTGATGTTAATGATGCCACTGACTATAAGGGACGGACGGGAGTGTGGCGTAGGAATTtgcataaaatttataataattaatatattattttcGTCTTAAAATAAATGcaaaattttataaatttaaaaaatattaattatatttattaattatatctttaTCAATTTTATCATTTTCATCTTTATGTATTCTCATAAATTTCACCAATTCAGTAACGGATATAAGCTATGGGCCCTACccattatttttagaaaaataaaataaaatataaaaaaatattatatacAGATTTAAGATTTATAAAACAATATAATAATGCTTAagctaatatatttttttaataatttggTTGATTAAATTGTTGAGTATGATACATTCATTTTAAATTGTTAGCCTGATTTAaaatatatatgattaaaaatatataaaccTAGAATTCACGTCAAGTAAAACTATATGTCGATATATATAGACGGTTAGAGATAATTTCCTGAATGTGATGAGTCATTTGTTTGTGAGACCAATTACGATTTTCATTGAGCTGATATAATAGAAGGGAAGTATATCTTTCACAGTTTCAAGATATGGGAGGGTACTTGACTTTCAATTGTGTTAGGGTTTTGAAAGCATGTGGTAGTTGTGTAAAAAGACTTCATTGGATCCATGGAACTACCTTAGATCGTCTCCTCCGAAATATAATCCCACATGATGTGAACTTTAACGTTGGGTCCATGTTCATGGGTGGTGCTCTTGATAGACCAAACTTATATCGGGTATGACTTCATTGAGTTGGACAACCAAACAACATGTAGTCTCCGACTAAATAATCAATAATTAGTCGAGAGAAGTAAAATTGTTAAGTATAAGAATATGGAATAATATTATCTCAATTAATTTTTGATTATATTCGGTCTATGATTGTGTGTTGTTGCCGTAGTCAAACATCTCTCCTCAAAAAAGTCATATGTAGTGTGATTTTAGAATATCCGGAATGAAACACGTGGACGATGTGACAAACCTAGGGTTCATGTCAAGTAGTACTATATGTCGATGTATAGACGGTTTGAGATAATTTCATGAATGCGATGAGTCATTTTTGTGGGATCAGTTACGACTTTCATTGAGCTGATATAATAGAAGGAAAGTATATCTTTCCTAGTTTCAAGATCTCTTGAAGTTACGAGAGGGACACTTGACTTTCAATTGTGTTAGGACTTTGAAAGCATCGTGGTGGTTGTATAAGAAGACCTCATTAAATCCATGGAACTACCTTACATCGATTCCTTCAGACTATAATACCATATGATGTGAACTTTAGCGTTGAGTCCATGTCCATATGTGACGCTCTTGATAAACCAAACTTACTCCGAATATGACTTCATTGAGTGATTGGACAACCGAACAACATATAGTCTCCGACGAAATAATCAATAATTAGTTGAGAAAAGTAAAATTATTATGCATAAGAATAtagataaaaataaatataatcttTTTAGTAAAGATTAAGATATTTAAAGTTAATTATTGTTTGTTTTTGATGATTTTATTGATGTGAACGATAAAGAAGTTAGTTGAAAGTTCGTCTCTGATATTTTGAATTTGAACATCGAAATGATAGAACAACTAAAAAATAAATAGTATAAATCGAAGAATAAGGGAGATGGAAGACCAATACAGCAAatcatattttgattaaaattaatATGTTATTAAAAAAATTCAATTTTCACCAAGATCTATATCTAACACTTTGTTTTAATTTGATACTGATTTTTTTCCTCAATAACCTGGGTTTAGAACTGAAAAGGAATTGGCATGATATTCTAGTATTATCTCTTATATATTCTATACTATTTTTTGCGCTTTTTCTCTCTTATACTATAAGTTTCATATGCATGCACTTAAAAAAAATTAACTTTCTCGATTTAGTCTTCGATGTTGAAACAACCcaaaaatcaaaatatgaaattaGGTTAGAACTTAGAAGTGAAAATTCCATGTGTTGTAAATGTTCATATTAGTTTATTTTGCCACGTGGGTATAATAGTTACAAATCTTAAATATATGATAAATAATAACGTGCGTATGTCATGCAAAAAAAAAATCACAATAAGGATGCTTAAAACTACTTTATTAACTTGAAAAAACTACTTAATTAAATTTAGGGGTGAATTGAATTTTACCCTAAAATCACTTTATTTTTTATCCTCTAGTTTCTATAACATTATTAAGTCAATATAGTTATGTATATCTCTAATTTCTTTTGATGCACGACGGTTTTGAGATTGCAAAACTAAAATAAGAGTGGCAATGGTCGTCGAGTCAGAGTTGGCGGAGTCGTACGTGGATAGCCAACCCCTGCCTTCATCTCCAATATCTACACTCTCAACGAGTATGCTCTTTTCGATTTCATGTTAGATATTTGACTTTTGCTTTAATTTTATCGGTGATAGGATAATCGAACCATGAAATGATTTTCATATATTTTGTTTCGTTTACAAATTACACATAGATAACATTATCAAGTGAAGATTGATTTTGAAGCTGGAGCATCTTAGGAATCTATGAAAGGTATAATAACAGTGCAGCTATCAACAAATCTCTGTATATCATCAAACATGTCATTTTATAAGCATTAatcatttttcttataatttgactTCTCATGTTATAAAAATCCCCcatttgtaatttatatatatagtgaaGTATGACATGGTTTAATGTTTTAATGCTCACGAgacaaaacatttttttttttttattaattcctATTACAAACTACCAACTCATAGAATCGAATTCAATTGGGCCAATCCCTCGTTGGCGAGACAATTTTAATTGGATAGAATGTGATGCTTTTATGAAGCAAATATTTTAATTGGATTGGTGCAATACTTTTATGCACAGTACAATTGATGATACATAACACTTTGTTCGCGACTTGTTACTATCTTGATTAGCTTCAATATCTTGAAATCTAAGGGAAACAGTTCTCTTGTGAGCTTCCAGTCGATTTCGGCCATTTTTCGAGCTAAGGAACGAGTTTTCTCAAACCTTCCTATCTCAAAGATTTAACAGTTACTTCAAAAACAAGTCTAGAAACGTGGTTGATAAAGCATAGAAATGTAAgcaataatatattttttatgtaTTTCGTAACAAGATTAGGTATGAGAAAAAAGAATTCAACAGGATGAAAGGACTACATATTTCCCTTGTGTACTAGTTGCAGATCTGAAGAGTTTACCGAGTTGTAAGCTTGTTTAACTAATTCCGAGTTGCAACCTTGTTTAGTAAATCCCGACTTGTAGGATTGTTTTGGAGAATCTATACCGAGTTGTAGCCTTGTTTAAAATATACCGAGTTGTAGCGTTGTTTAAATTAACCCGAGTTTTTGTTTAAGTCATTCTGAGTTACAGCCTTGTTCAATGCTTTCTTTCTGAGATGTATTAAAGTTGTCCCGGGTTGTAGACTTATTTAAAGCATCCAGAGTTATAGGCTTGAGAGGGTTCTGTTTGTAAATTATCACATCCCGAAACTTTGCATGGCTATCTCGTAGAGTTATAGGCTTGTTAAGAAGAAAAGACATATATTAACTACTTTGGGAAATAAATAAAAGACATAAATAAAAGAAAGTTAGTTTTTTTTTTTGCGCTGTAGATTGAAGTTATATAAACATAAAAGTTTATCAAGTTACAAAAGAGTTTCCCATCCCAAATCTGAAATTTACAAAGAAGTATCCAAAGAAAGAAAAGCTCTCGTGACTTTCATTTTACAACAAGTTAAGACTTGGTTTGCTATCATACAAAAAAAAAGTACAATGTAGTATTCATCATTAGATACTCACCTACCCTCTAACACTGTAATTAGGTATTCATGTGGTGCAAATGTTTTCTGGCTGCTTGGTGTTGTTGAAGAACTACTAGTAGTATCTACCAAATCCCTTTCAGAGAAAAATCCTGGAAGCATTGGTTGGGGCAATCGGCCTTCAGTCCCCATCATCAGAACTACTTCTGCCATCGTTGGCCGATCAAGAGGACTTCGCTGCACGCATAATAAACCTATATGAATCGACCGAAACACTTCACTTAGATTGCATGTGTCCTTGATTGATTCGGAAACCAGTTCAAGTTGCCTTCCTTCACAAAATAGTCTCCATGCCTGTGTAACCAAGACTCGGTTAAACAAATCCTAGCAATAGCTTTTGAAGATGAAAAGATTTCTACAAGGGGAAAAATAAAATCAATTAGTTACATGGCCTAGAAGATTATGGCAGTGATCAGGATGATAGAAGCCTCTGTTTCTTCTCCCACTCACAATCTCTAGCACCAAAACTCCATAGCTGAACACATCGGATTTGACTGAATAGACCCCATCAAGTGCATACTCTGGAGACATATAACCGCTGCGAGCAATCATTACATGTTAAACCCGAATTTCCACTATCCATAAATGTAAGCTAACGTTTTCCAGGGGAGATGTTTAATGTACTTACTAGGTTCCTATCACTTTTTTGGTTGCTGCTTTAGTTTCCATTTCTCCAAAGCTTCTGGCAAGACCGAAATCCGAAATTTTTGGGTTCATTTCAAGATCTAATAGAATATTCTCAGTTTTTAGATCCCTATGTATGATTCTCAGCCTAGAATCTTGATGAAGGTAAAGAATCCCTCGAGCAATCCCATTGATGATG contains these protein-coding regions:
- the LOC139884411 gene encoding diacylglycerol kinase 2-like; this translates as MFEQRISFLISFLTNSNAFVFGWVITVLCGIVAVSYIFLKWEKKTSLNWVKAAARAKKEVWNKLKVPLSHHRWMEDYSYTQQPSTCCVCLTSLVSSHIVGTRHASHNPVHCCAVCGAAAHSYCSDFAIRDCKCVAQAGFDHVRHHWSEKWVKMDDNADISTFCFHCDEPCGVPFINNSPTWHCLWCQRLIHVKCHAKMVKASGDACDLGSLRRLILNPLYVKVDDKTAGRGMFSSLTGGILASSVRGQVKKKRQRGKNGNGSSVNAPSQNGSATNSRQDYMFNRFSGLKKSRSEKNLESLKNSAGVHSLKGNHYGLVQKKGGTFPTDLVKKYALAELPNDARPLLVFINAKSGGQLGPYFRRRLNMLLNPLQIFELSASQGPEVGLELFSSVRYFRVLVCGGDGTVAWVLDEIQKHNFESPPPVAVLPLGTGNDLSRVLRWGGGFSKVGNQSLSTLLQDIDNAAITMLDRWKVTIQEENSDGVQRKERSKFMLNYLGIGCDAKVAYEFHVTRLENPGKFSNQFLNKLRYAKEGAKDIMDRTCSELPWQVWLEVDGKDVQIPKDSEGLIVLNIGSYMGGVDLWQNDYDHEDNFTLQSMHDKVLEVVCVCGAWHLGKLQVGLSQARRLAQGRVIKIHASNSFPVQIDGEPFIQQPGSLEIRHDGQVFMLRRASEEPRGHPAAVMTEVLLDAECRGIINPNQKKLLLQQLALQLS